The region TGTGGAGATGGTGTCGAATCAGATTGGGCCGTTTGTGGGGATGCTTTTTGAGGATCAACCTCAGGCGTGGCATCTGCGGTTGGGTTGCCCCGTGGACGCGCGGCGGCTTTCATGAACAAGTCGTCGGTATCGCTGGAACATCCAGGTAGCAGAGCCATCGCGGCAAGCAAGCCGCCCACGCACATGCACTTGATCAAGATCGTTCGTGGCATCACTTGCCGAACCAATTCTCGTAAACTCATCAAACCAGTTTCTTTCGGATGTAGAATCGACTGACTTAGGGGACGTCGATGATTGGATCAATTAGTCATCAACTTTGGAGACAGACACCCACAACGGCAACCAACTCGAGTAGCTGGGAGACAAGGGGTCGCCTACTTTGACGAAACCGCGATTTTGACTGCGATTGAACTGCAGGTCGGGACAGCCCTTGGGGACGGTAATTCGTAGCTTGTACGCACCGGGCTGGGAGGTCGCCGTCAGTTCGGTTTCTAAAGCTTTGGGTTGGATCTCAAGCACTTCGATCTCGCGAGACTTGTCGCCGCGCGATCGAACGGTGACATAGAAATCATGTTGCGTGCCACTGTCCAGCGTTCCCAGATCCAGCCCGGTCGACTGGTGAATCTCTGGGCCGTAAAAGCCCACCGGCGGTCGGACCTTGCCCTCATAGGAAATGGTTTCCTGCCGAATCCCATCGGGGGTCTGGATCGCCACGGTGAACTTTCCCGAATAGGCACCGTGGTCACTCGGTTGCAGTTTGACCGTCACGCTTTGCGCCGATCGCACGTCTTGTCCGGACAATTGCTCGTCATCAAGTGAGGCTTCGATGGCTGCCCATTCAGACTCCAATCCGTCCGCATCGATCGCGGTGATTTCAAAGTCGTCGTATACCTGGCTATAGACGAGGAACGTGGTTGTCGGGTTGATCCCGATGTCATGGCTCCCCAAACGAATCGTCGAAGGGACGACAACGCGGTGCTTTCGTTTTCCGACACAAGTCAACGCAATGTTGGTGTGAAGTGGATCGTTGGTTTTCAAGAAAACCTTTTCCGAGCTGAATTCTGTGTCGGAATCGCTGACCGTCCATGTGACATCGCAGGTCGTCGATCCATCGGGGGCAAGTTTGTTAGTCCCCAACGTTGCCCGCACGGCTTCACCTGACGTACCGGCTAGCGTCAGTTCGAGGGGTTTCTCGCCACGGTTTCGTATCGAAAAGGTGTGTTTGTATTCATCGCCGATCGTCACCCAACCAAAGTCATGTGGGAGGGTAGGAGCTTGAATGCGTGGGACCTCCATCGACCGAACTTGTTCGTTGAGTTCGATGTCAGCCATGATCGCGTCGTATTTTTCGCGTTCGCTATCGGCAACACCCCAGGGCTTGTAGGTCACCGACTGACTGAGGGCAAAGACGAACGCGGAGAAACAAAGTGTGATTGTCAACGCGATCAACAAACGTTTGGCTAAGACGTCCATAAAGCTCTTAACGAGAATTTCGTGGTGTCAGAGACCGATCGGTCGACGTCCCGATCAATCATGTGTGAATCAATAAACGTGGGTCTCGGCGGCAATGAAGCCACCGAGACCCCGTTTCAGATCAAGCTAAATCAGGATGCAATCAGCCATGATCAGTTTTCTTCGAACGTGTTTTTGAACCAACTGTCGTTGAACCAAATACCGTTGTACATTTGCGACGGTGGGAGCTCGACGTCAGCCGAGTTGTAACCGATCGAGGTGAAATCGGTGATGTCGTCGTCGATCGGGAAACCTGGGTTCAGGTAGCCGTCGTTGCTTTCATCGAAGAACAAGCGGACCGAACCGTCAGCCATCAGGATGTTGGCGGCACCGGTGTGGATCGCGAACCAGTCACGGGTGTCCTGCAAGTAAGTTCCGCCAGGGTTGGTGGTGTCATCGCGAACGCCGGCATGGACGGGCAATGCACATTCGATCGTGGTTGCTTGGCCCTTTTCGCACTGGATCTGTTGTCCCATACGAACGTCTTTGTCGAGCAAGTGAATTCGATCAGCCGAGCTGTCCCAGTAGGCGGGGCCGTCGTTGAACGATTCGGCGAGCAGCATGCCTTTAGGCAGCAAGACTTCGCCGGCTGCGTTGGTGACGTCGGCAACCAAAACGGCTTCGTCCAAGTCGCCCGGTCCGGCGTCGCCGAGCAGGCCGATGTTCTGTGCCGAAACACGTGCGGTGTCGATGCTGCTGGCGGTCAACGGGCCAACCGAGTCTTGGCGTTCTTTGAATTTTCCGCCGCTCGCCGACGTGGTGTAAGCTGCACCCGAAACGCCACCGAATTGAGTCACGGGGCTGCTACGAACCAGGTGGTAGCCCGACGCGTAGTTGGTCATGTAGCCTTTTTCGACATAGAACGTGCCGACGTAGCCGCCGTTGTCCAGCGTGCCGCCTTGGTAGGCAAACGTGATCGGCGTGTTGTAGGTACCGGTGGTGGCATCGATTGCGGTGAACAGTTCCGAAGCCGCACCCTCAGTCATACGTGCGGTGGTATTACCGGGAGCAGGATTGCTGCTCGATCCCGAAGTGGCTCCACCCATCAAGTCATTGACCTTTTCCAGGCCTTTGGCAGGGTTGCTGGGGCACAGCATGTCACCGGTGATCGCCGAACCGATGTTGACCAAGTCGGCGGCCCAGCCGTAGGTGTCCATGTCGCCGTCACGCTTCCAGTCGGAAGCACCGGAGCACAGACGGGTCAGTGGATCACGGTCGGCAAAGGTGTACATGCCGATTCCGAACTGACGCAAGTTGTTCGAGCATTGTGCACGACGAGCGGCTTCACGAGCCTTCGTCAACGCTGGCAAGGCCAAAGCCGCCAGCAACGAGATGATGGCGATAACCACCAAGAGTTCGATCAGGGTAAATCCCGACTTTCGCATCCGCGACATTTCGAATTTCCTTCTCTGGACTTTGATGGACAGGCTTTTTTGACCCGTCCATAATGGGGAAAACGACCTGAGGTAGTCGGCTGGCGATCGCTCTGGTGAACATGGCTCTGGTGCAACAGATCTGCCAATTGTTCTTCCGTGTTCGCCGGCCGGCTCCTCTCTTAATTAATGACTCCAAAGACACGGCAGCCCCGCATGCGACGCGCTGTCCTGCCTGTGTTTCAAACACGGAGTCTCGGCAACACACCGAGATTTCACGCCTCCGTCTATCGGAGTTGCCGTGCTGTTGAAGCTCGCCGTGCGATGTACGTATGCACGAACGGCCCTATCCAACATCGGGCAACATTCCAACAGGTCCCTGCGAAGCGTTGATGGATCGAACGTGAGCGTTTGGTGAAACCAAGGCTCGATCTTTCGGCCCCTCAAGGGCAATGCCTTTCCGCGGCAATGCTCATCACGATCGCACGGATCAAGTTGTGAAACGTGCGTCAATTCAAACGAGCGAAAACAAAGTCGCAATCGCAAAGTCACGGACTTCATCGTTCCTTCGCATTCGGCGGACCGGCGTCAAACCCCCTCCTTTCAAAAGCCCGTTGCTGAACACGGTTTTTGGGTAACGACGCGCAGCCTCAACATTGCCTTCATGAAATCTTCTTAAGTTCGGGCGCGCCAAAAAGACGCTTTTCGCGTCAGGTGTCACACTCCAAACAAGATTTGTCGAAGCTGTGCGGCCGAGGCGCGCACGGGGGACTCGGGAGCGAACGGATCGTTCATCTGCAATGTGGGGAAAGCCGAACCGCGTTGATCGCATCGGTGCCGCGATTGACGGCTGTCGATTATCGACTGCTAAGCACCGAGTCGGTGCAGGGATGAGCACTGCGAGTTGTAGGTGTCGGAATCAATGTTCGCGGCGGTTCGCGTAAGATGGAATCGCGAAAATTGAAATTGAAGACGCCGGGGTTACTCGTCGTCGTCGTCTTCGTCGGCGGGTGGGTTGGCCCCTTTGATTTTTGTCATTTTGATTTGGTTGCCGCGATCGTTGTAGGCAACCTCGTTCATGATCTCGTTAATCAGCAGGACACCACGGCCGCCGGGGACTTCAAGCAGTTCATCGCTCCGCGGGTCGGGGACGTCATTGGGGTCAAAGCCATCGCCTTGATCGGTGATCGTGATCGTCGCACGCTGATCATCACAGCTCATTTCGACGGTGACAGTTTTGTCCGGATCGGAATGATTGCCATGGCGAATCGCGTTAACGATCGCCTCTTGGTAGGCAAGCTGGGTGCGGAACAGATCGGCGGACGGCCATTCCCGTTCGGTCATGGCAGCGAGCAGCTCATCGACCAATTCGCTCCCAATGGTCGTATCACTGGGGATTTCTCGACGCAGCGTCCACGCGGCGTGATCAGATGACATCACGAAGGCCGGTTTTGAAGAGGGCTTGCAAAAAAGAGTCCGCGAACGGTGACGGAGTTCACTGCTTCATCATACCGTTGGGCAAGCAATTGTGGGGACTGATTAGCGATCGGGTGAACCCGCCATGCAAATATCCCGCAAATTTCAGGACAGAGAGGGGCCAAGCTCCCGTTCGGGAAGCGTCGATGCATCCCATTCGCTCAACTCGACGTCAAAAAAACGCTCCAGGCGAGTGATTCGAAACACATCCCGAACGGTCTCGCACAGTCCGGACAGGTGAAGTTCGGCCCCCGAGGAGCGGGTTAGCGTTTGCAAATGGATCAACTCATTGAGTCCCGCGCTGCTGATCCACTGGACGCCTGAAAGATCGACCACTACCTTGCGAAGTTCTGACGGCTGTAAACTCTCAAGCCGTTCAACGACATCAGTCGCAAAGTATTTGGCGAGTTTACGAGTGCTAATGCTTTTGGTTGTCGGGCAGACAACCATGACGGAGTCGTCGATTCGGATATTCGTTTGTTGACGACGTCTCGGCACCATGTTGGGCCTGCTCTTAAGGGGTCTCGAAACTACGTTAAATGGCACTAATGGAAGGTCAGACGCCGGACGTGGTGCGCCATGCCCTCGCTGAAGGATCTCGCGTGAAATCCCCGTCAATTCCGCATGTTTTATCGACATGGATGATATCAAAACCACGTCAATTTTGCAACAAAATTCGCTCTCTGGCGAATCGGCGCAATGGCGTAATCATCAACGCAGGTGAGTTCCGTCACGGCAGCCGGTGAAGATTAGCACACAAGATTCGCCAGCGTATCGGGTGACTTGTCGGGCGGGTTGTTTCACCGTCGTCCTTGTCGTCGTGGCGAGAAAATCAGTTTTCTGCTCAAAATCCAGAACCAACCAACAACCATTTGTGTGAACGATGCGTAGCGTCTGATTCGATGGCTGATTGATCCATTTTGAAGCCTGTCTTTTCGTCGCCTTCTGTTTCCGCCACGCTTTTGTGATCCCACCCGTGCTTGCGAATTTCACCGCCGCTTCGTCTGGTTTTCTTTTCGACGCTGCCTCGACCATGGGAAGCGGCTTGGTAGTTGGCCAGATTGGCGATTGGATGCCCAGTTGGGCGACTCCGATCTATGCGATTTCTCTCGGTTTGCTGCTTGGTGCCGTGGTCGCTGCGGCTTTTTATGCCGTCCTGGCTCTCTTGTCGTTTGTCCCTCCGCTCGGGAAGCTAGCCGATAATTCGACGCGGGGGACGGTTGCCTCGCTGATCGTCGGGGTGGTCGTCGGTGCAATGCTTTGCATGCGGTTCGCGTCGAGCAGTGATGAATACGCACAAACGTTGTATCTGCCGTTGCTGCTTGCGGGAATTGTGATCGGATACGCGGTGATCTATGGCATGTGGCACCGAACTCGAAGTGAGTGGGCCGACATCTTGAGCGAAGGGGTTGTGCCTTACGTCCTCTCCACGCTTGGGGCGTTCACGTTGATCGGAGTCCTGGGTGCGTATTATGTCAACGATCCGATGCAGTTCATCGAGTCGATCCCACAGGTCAACTTGATCAGCGATGGGACGGTCGTTCATGAAGTCACGGTGCCGGGGGCGAATCCTTCGGTTGCTCCTGACGAGGCGACGTTTCATGCCCAGCAGTTCGACTATGACTTGCGGGCGATGTCGGAGCTCATCATTGAATCCGATAAGACAGTCATGCTTGGTGACGGGGCGAGCATTGCCGAATTCTCTCGCAAGCCGGCTCGAATCGATGCCGGCGAACAGATGGTTTATCGGTACGAAGATCGTGATGTCCCGCCACTTCCGAGTGACCCCGCGAAATTACACATCCAGAACCGTGAACTCGATGCCGCAACGGTCAAGTTCACGATTACCACGGTGCCCCGTATTCCCGAGATTTCGCAAGCGGTCGCGATTGGGTGCATTGTCTTTTTCCTGATAAGCGCGTTGGTTGCGTTTCGGCAAGCTGCCCCGCGGGTCTGGGCACTCGCCTTGTCAACGGCCAAGAATGAGATGGCCCAGACGTTGTATCTGATCCTGCTTGCCCTTGGCATTTTCGGGGTGGTGTTCTTTTCGATTTACCCGTTCAACACCCTCGGCGACGACATTCGAATGTTCAAAGACAGCAGCGTGACGTTGATCATGGTGCTGGCAATGATTCAGGCAGTTTGGAGTGCCGGGACAAGCGTGAGCGACGAGATTGAGGGGCGGACGGCTCTGACCGTTCTGAGCAAGCCAGTGTCACGACGTTCATTCTTGCTCGGAAAGTATGCCGGCATCATGATGAGCATCGCGGTGATGTTTGTGATCATCGGGGCGATTTTCTTGTTGTTGATGGCTTACAAACCCATCTATGACGCGCGAGAAACCGCTCGGGCGACGCCGGGTTGGCAAATCGGATTCGAAGAGATCATGTCAACCGTCCCGGTCCTGGGGCTGTATTTCATGCAAGCGATGTCGATCGCCGCCGTCGCGGTCGCTTTGGCGACACGGTTGCCGCTCCTTAGCAATTTGATTTCGTGTTTGGTAATCTACGTGATCGGCAACTTGACGCAGCCTTTGGTTGCATCGGCCCGGGGCGAGAACCCGTTGGTCGGATTTGTTGGGAACTTGATTGCGATCGTGGTTCCAAACCTGAACATTTTTAATGTCCAGACTGCGATGGACAGTGGAAACCAGGTTCCCTGGATCTACCTCGCCGCCTCCTTCAACTATCTTGTCGTCTTCGCGGTCGCGATTTGGATGGTTGCTATGTTGTTGTTTGAAGATCGCGATTTGGCCTAAACGGGGCCGTTGTTAGCCCCGTTAGGATTTACGAAAGCCGCTTGATGTGTGGCTTTCGGGGCGTCGGCAAGATCGTACAGGATCATCGACGCCGGACCACTTACGGGGATCTGCAGCTTTGAATCGCTTCCAAACTCTTTCAGCGGCTCGACACGAACCGGAAGGGAAAACCGGTTCCCTGACGTACTTTATCTGGGCGGTGCTGGCCGGAATTTTGGTGCCGGTGTTGGTGCTGGTGTTCGGATTAATTTCGTACCTGCTTGAAACGAAAGCGATCGATAGTTCACCGGTTCGGTTGGGTGTGAATCTTTATGTTCCCCTCCCGGAATCATTTCTCGACCAGCGTGAGTTGGTGCAGCTCACTCAATTGACTTCGCTGGCGTTCTTTATCTCGGTATTGTTTTGCTTAGCGGTTTGGCGGCATCGTCGCGTCGCCGATCGACGTGCGATGGCAATCACGAAATCGTTGCACTATCAAGTGCTGAAGCAGAGTGTTCGTCGCGCCGAACTGGAAGGTGCCGCCGCCCAATCGGCTAGCGCTCGCGCCTTGATCGGACGACACCTTCCGTCGCTCGGTCGTGGCCTGTCGCTTTGGTACCGAGTGGTTCCACGGAGCGTATTGTTATTGCTCGGTTGTGTTGCCGTCGCATTGCTCGTCCATGTGTACTTGGCCATCATCGCGGTCATCAGTGGTGTCATGATGTGGCGTCTGTACCAGCATGTTCGCGGAACCGATGTCGAAGAAGTCGGGCGATGGGAGTTGCCACAACTGCGAGACCAAATTGCCGGTCTAGTTGCCCGTGCTCCGCAGATGGCACGATTGCAGGCCAGCGGCATTGCCGAAGAGTCGTTCCGTCACGAAGTCGATCAGCTCTATCATTCACTCGACAGCAATG is a window of Roseiconus lacunae DNA encoding:
- a CDS encoding choice-of-anchor D domain-containing protein, coding for MDVLAKRLLIALTITLCFSAFVFALSQSVTYKPWGVADSEREKYDAIMADIELNEQVRSMEVPRIQAPTLPHDFGWVTIGDEYKHTFSIRNRGEKPLELTLAGTSGEAVRATLGTNKLAPDGSTTCDVTWTVSDSDTEFSSEKVFLKTNDPLHTNIALTCVGKRKHRVVVPSTIRLGSHDIGINPTTTFLVYSQVYDDFEITAIDADGLESEWAAIEASLDDEQLSGQDVRSAQSVTVKLQPSDHGAYSGKFTVAIQTPDGIRQETISYEGKVRPPVGFYGPEIHQSTGLDLGTLDSGTQHDFYVTVRSRGDKSREIEVLEIQPKALETELTATSQPGAYKLRITVPKGCPDLQFNRSQNRGFVKVGDPLSPSYSSWLPLWVSVSKVDD
- a CDS encoding ATP-binding protein; protein product: MSSDHAAWTLRREIPSDTTIGSELVDELLAAMTEREWPSADLFRTQLAYQEAIVNAIRHGNHSDPDKTVTVEMSCDDQRATITITDQGDGFDPNDVPDPRSDELLEVPGGRGVLLINEIMNEVAYNDRGNQIKMTKIKGANPPADEDDDDE
- a CDS encoding STAS domain-containing protein, producing the protein MPRRRQQTNIRIDDSVMVVCPTTKSISTRKLAKYFATDVVERLESLQPSELRKVVVDLSGVQWISSAGLNELIHLQTLTRSSGAELHLSGLCETVRDVFRITRLERFFDVELSEWDASTLPERELGPSLS
- a CDS encoding ABC transporter permease, with amino-acid sequence MLANFTAASSGFLFDAASTMGSGLVVGQIGDWMPSWATPIYAISLGLLLGAVVAAAFYAVLALLSFVPPLGKLADNSTRGTVASLIVGVVVGAMLCMRFASSSDEYAQTLYLPLLLAGIVIGYAVIYGMWHRTRSEWADILSEGVVPYVLSTLGAFTLIGVLGAYYVNDPMQFIESIPQVNLISDGTVVHEVTVPGANPSVAPDEATFHAQQFDYDLRAMSELIIESDKTVMLGDGASIAEFSRKPARIDAGEQMVYRYEDRDVPPLPSDPAKLHIQNRELDAATVKFTITTVPRIPEISQAVAIGCIVFFLISALVAFRQAAPRVWALALSTAKNEMAQTLYLILLALGIFGVVFFSIYPFNTLGDDIRMFKDSSVTLIMVLAMIQAVWSAGTSVSDEIEGRTALTVLSKPVSRRSFLLGKYAGIMMSIAVMFVIIGAIFLLLMAYKPIYDARETARATPGWQIGFEEIMSTVPVLGLYFMQAMSIAAVAVALATRLPLLSNLISCLVIYVIGNLTQPLVASARGENPLVGFVGNLIAIVVPNLNIFNVQTAMDSGNQVPWIYLAASFNYLVVFAVAIWMVAMLLFEDRDLA
- a CDS encoding DUF1559 family PulG-like putative transporter, producing MSRMRKSGFTLIELLVVIAIISLLAALALPALTKAREAARRAQCSNNLRQFGIGMYTFADRDPLTRLCSGASDWKRDGDMDTYGWAADLVNIGSAITGDMLCPSNPAKGLEKVNDLMGGATSGSSSNPAPGNTTARMTEGAASELFTAIDATTGTYNTPITFAYQGGTLDNGGYVGTFYVEKGYMTNYASGYHLVRSSPVTQFGGVSGAAYTTSASGGKFKERQDSVGPLTASSIDTARVSAQNIGLLGDAGPGDLDEAVLVADVTNAAGEVLLPKGMLLAESFNDGPAYWDSSADRIHLLDKDVRMGQQIQCEKGQATTIECALPVHAGVRDDTTNPGGTYLQDTRDWFAIHTGAANILMADGSVRLFFDESNDGYLNPGFPIDDDITDFTSIGYNSADVELPPSQMYNGIWFNDSWFKNTFEEN